CTCTCGGGCATGTCACCCTTCCTGTAAACGGTCAGGTTAGGAGCCTTCGCCAGGGCCTCCAATACTTCCTGCTCCTTTCCGGGCCACGGGGTCAGGATTCCGAAGCCTCCGTAGTCCAGAATCTCAAAGCTGGCCATCTTGAGCAGATTCAAGTACTTGTTGAGCACGATCTCATCCACCAGAGGGCGCTTCTTGACAGTGGTCATGCCGTGGTCAGAAGTGATGATGACGTTGAGGGTGGCGTCCAGCCCGTGGAGCCCAATGGCATCCCGCAGGTAACCCACTGTACGATCGATCTGCCGGATGATGGCCTTCCGGTCCGGGTGGTCGGGGCCCCGGGCATGGCCCACGTTGTCGGGCTCACCGTAGTACAGGGTGACCAGGTCAAAGTCCTCCTTAGAGAACCAGCTCAGAACCGTGTCAATGTTTTGCCGCCACTCAGTCTCGTTGTCATCGGGGTGGCCCGACTCCTCCACAACGGCCCGATTCACCGCCTGTCCGCTGTAGTTGGCGCCACCTCCGGGGTAGTAGAAAGAGGCCGTCTTCAGACCCTGATCCAAAGCCAGGAAAATTACAtatgttcattttttgttgtctccATGTAAGGCAATTAATTGAGAACATTGCCGATGAGACAACTTGGGGTTCATTGTCTCGCCCAAGGACACTTTGACAGCGGACATTCCGGTGATCATTTGTCACAACTGAGGCACAGTCACCTGAATTATATCACTTGTCATGTTGCAAACGGCTAGACCAGTACTTCACACCCTTCACTACCCTCATGTAGCTAACTGATTGCAGCTTCAGCATGCAGTCAACATAGCTTGAATATAATATGCATAATAACATAGCTAACTGTTGGCCTGtcggacatttttttaggTCTCAAAAGTAGgacgtgtccgggaaaaaGAGGACGTCTGGTCACCCTAGCTTAACCTCATGAGGGTCACGTGCGGGCTGGAGCCTGTTCCTGTAGTCTCTGAGTGGTAGGTGGGGTCAACCTCTaaccggtcgccagccaatcgcagggcacacatagacaagTGATCACTCACACCTACGTACGGTCAATGTGGAGCGGTCAATCGGCCTTCcacgtatttattttgaaatgtgggaggaaaccagagtaccTGCAGGAATCCCAcgcaggcatggggagaaAATGCAAACCACACAGAAATGCCAAAGCCAAAATCAAAGCCagcacctctgaactgtgaggcggatgtgcgCCAACGTGCCGCCCCCAGCATGACGTGAATATCCTTATCTGTTTGCCCAGTACTTCAACATAACTGTTAATTTAGCTTACCATGCTATTGTGACTGACGTCTGACAACATGGGACATCGATTGACCGGCAAATGTTAGCTGTCACCTGGTTCTGCGCCGTGATCCAGAGCGGCAAAACGCCATTGTCCCACCACTCGGAGCGCCTCAGGGTATCCTTGTGAGGGACCTTCTGGTTGGTCTGCGTGTTGAACATCATGTTGTGGACCACCTCGTGATCCTCCACCCAGCGGCctaaggaaaaacaaagaagatGAGCATCGGGCAAGTGGAAGAGGAATTTTTGGGAGGAAATGAACTTATGGCTTGACTTTCTCCAGCAACCTGTGATGGTGGTAAAGTGCGACGGTGAGGTCATGGTGAGCATGGGCGGCGTGATGTACTTGGCCTTGACGCCATCCCGTGCCAGCCGGTCCAGGTTGGGCGTGTCCACATCCTGATCGTAGTCCCAACGGAAGCCGTCGAAGGAGATCAGCAGGAGGCGCTTCTTGCTCCCCACACCGCTTCGGCACCTGGGCGGCTTCATGGCGGCCCGGGCCAA
This DNA window, taken from Syngnathus acus chromosome 16, fSynAcu1.2, whole genome shotgun sequence, encodes the following:
- the zgc:153896 gene encoding ectonucleotide pyrophosphatase/phosphodiesterase family member 7 — encoded protein: MASARLRPVFLLLLIVLLARAAMKPPRCRSGVGSKKRLLLISFDGFRWDYDQDVDTPNLDRLARDGVKAKYITPPMLTMTSPSHFTTITGRWVEDHEVVHNMMFNTQTNQKVPHKDTLRRSEWWDNGVLPLWITAQNQGLKTASFYYPGGGANYSGQAVNRAVVEESGHPDDNETEWRQNIDTVLSWFSKEDFDLVTLYYGEPDNVGHARGPDHPDRKAIIRQIDRTVGYLRDAIGLHGLDATLNVIITSDHGMTTVKKRPLVDEIVLNKYLNLLKMASFEILDYGGFGILTPWPGKEQEVLEALAKAPNLTVYRKGDMPESFHLARSGRLPPVVIIADLGFNLNSRFIVYVNKGDHGFHNGEMDMKMIFRAFGPDFKKNFLSEAFDSVHIYPLMCRLLNIWAEPNNGSLEHTADMLITSHGGPRMSPMIMTTTVVFVFMSMLIA